The following proteins are co-located in the Gemmatimonadota bacterium genome:
- a CDS encoding aminotransferase class V-fold PLP-dependent enzyme: MVSIFEQLGVRTIINAAGPVTRLSGARMDEDVIDAMREASQVCVDIAELQAGAGQLIAEVTGAEAGYVTSGAAAGLVLATAACVTGMDPGKMNRLPDTSGMKNEVIMPRSHRNFYDHAVRSVGVKLIEVGIPDRFSGAGVRDTEAWEIADAMTDQTAAIVYVAQSFAQPPLPQVTAVAHKHGVPVIVDAAGQLPPAANLKRFISEGADAVCFSGGKTIGGPQGAGILCGRRDLISSAALQHLDLDVYYDLWDPPPELIDKSALPGAPQHGIGRPCKVGKEQIAGVMVALQKFVAESDEARQVRWSQCLQNLADAMGDLPGCDISMDAYRTIPILRLVLSPAERGVEVARQLMEGDPSIHISTSGVYDGVLIFNPMCLSEDMIKPIADRLKELITSCDS; this comes from the coding sequence ATGGTGTCTATTTTTGAACAGTTGGGCGTGCGCACGATTATCAATGCTGCTGGTCCGGTTACGCGTTTGAGCGGGGCGCGCATGGATGAGGATGTGATTGATGCTATGCGCGAGGCATCGCAGGTGTGCGTGGATATTGCAGAGCTACAGGCGGGGGCGGGGCAGTTGATTGCCGAGGTGACTGGTGCCGAAGCCGGATATGTGACATCGGGTGCTGCGGCAGGGCTGGTGCTTGCAACGGCGGCATGTGTTACGGGTATGGATCCGGGAAAGATGAACCGGTTGCCCGATACGTCGGGGATGAAAAATGAGGTGATTATGCCCCGGTCACATCGCAATTTTTACGATCACGCGGTGCGTTCAGTGGGTGTGAAGCTCATCGAGGTGGGCATTCCCGATCGGTTTAGTGGCGCGGGAGTGCGCGATACAGAGGCCTGGGAAATTGCGGATGCGATGACCGATCAGACCGCGGCGATTGTGTATGTGGCGCAGTCTTTTGCGCAGCCGCCTTTGCCACAGGTGACGGCTGTGGCGCACAAACACGGCGTGCCCGTCATTGTCGATGCTGCGGGACAGTTGCCGCCTGCGGCAAATTTGAAGCGGTTTATCAGCGAAGGTGCCGATGCGGTTTGTTTTAGCGGCGGGAAAACGATTGGCGGGCCTCAAGGTGCGGGCATTTTGTGCGGGCGTCGGGATCTGATTTCCTCGGCGGCATTGCAGCATCTGGATCTGGATGTATATTATGATTTGTGGGATCCTCCGCCTGAATTGATCGATAAATCCGCGTTGCCGGGTGCACCGCAGCATGGGATTGGGCGACCGTGCAAGGTGGGAAAAGAGCAGATTGCGGGGGTGATGGTTGCACTGCAAAAGTTTGTCGCAGAAAGCGATGAGGCGCGGCAGGTTCGCTGGTCGCAGTGCCTTCAGAATTTGGCAGATGCGATGGGTGATTTGCCGGGGTGCGATATTAGCATGGATGCTTACCGCACAATACCCATTTTGCGGCTCGTGCTTTCTCCGGCGGAAAGAGGCGTGGAGGTGGCGCGGCAATTAATGGAAGGTGATCCGAGTATTCATATT
- a CDS encoding NUDIX domain-containing protein has product MQILEATPNRFQGIELDPAALPHDPEEFRTRLSASLQEWKREAFQLVWINIPIERAALIPVATQAGFTFHHSGIDYLLLTKPLAPNAFIPEYATHYIGAGGVVINEREELLVVSELHRSSTRPYYKLPGGALHPGEHIADCVQREVFEETGVRTKFEKLVCFRHWHGYRYDKSDIYFVCRLSPLSEDISIQAEEIEECLWLSVPEYLSSEIVSTFNKHIVKAAIESPGVTHMEIEGYSDPERHEIFMPNGMAKNI; this is encoded by the coding sequence ATGCAAATACTCGAAGCCACGCCAAATCGCTTCCAAGGCATTGAATTGGATCCAGCAGCACTACCGCACGATCCCGAGGAATTTCGCACGCGCCTTTCAGCATCCCTCCAGGAGTGGAAACGCGAGGCATTCCAGCTCGTCTGGATCAACATCCCCATTGAACGGGCAGCACTCATTCCGGTGGCAACACAAGCGGGATTTACATTTCACCATTCGGGAATAGACTATCTTTTGCTCACCAAACCCCTCGCCCCCAATGCCTTCATACCCGAATACGCCACGCATTACATAGGCGCTGGCGGGGTCGTCATCAACGAGCGCGAAGAACTCCTGGTCGTCAGCGAATTACACCGAAGCTCCACAAGACCCTACTACAAACTTCCCGGGGGCGCTCTGCACCCGGGCGAGCACATTGCCGACTGCGTCCAGCGCGAAGTCTTTGAAGAAACAGGCGTACGTACAAAATTTGAAAAACTGGTCTGCTTCCGGCACTGGCACGGCTACCGCTACGACAAATCGGACATCTACTTTGTCTGCCGCCTCTCGCCCTTGAGCGAAGACATTTCTATCCAGGCCGAAGAAATCGAAGAATGCCTCTGGTTGTCCGTCCCGGAGTATCTCTCCAGCGAAATTGTCAGCACATTTAACAAACACATAGTCAAAGCCGCTATCGAAAGCCCCGGCGTCACCCACATGGAAATCGAAGGTTACTCCGACCCCGAGCGCCACGAAATTTTCATGCCCAATGGCATGGCAAAAAATATCTGA